From Saprospiraceae bacterium, one genomic window encodes:
- a CDS encoding helix-turn-helix transcriptional regulator, producing the protein MNLSSFVKQMRNTSGLTQPVLAEKAGVGLRFVRELEQGKETLRLDKVNQVLKLFGYKMGPIKSEQPTTNIQSS; encoded by the coding sequence ATGAATCTATCTTCTTTTGTAAAACAAATGAGAAATACATCCGGTCTCACGCAGCCTGTTTTGGCTGAAAAGGCAGGTGTAGGCTTGCGATTTGTTAGAGAATTAGAACAAGGAAAAGAAACCTTAAGGCTTGATAAAGTGAATCAGGTACTTAAGCTTTTCGGGTACAAAATGGGACCGATTAAATCCGAACAACCCACCACAAACATCCAGTCATCATAA
- a CDS encoding HipA N-terminal domain-containing protein: MRRAEIKMHNDLAGWLKEDENGYHFQYAAAYLRTKDPMPISLTLPLQEKEFTSKVLFSFFDGLIPEGLLLDIAEKNWKLNSRDRMGLLLACCKDCIGAVAVHPLEENEV; the protein is encoded by the coding sequence ATGAGAAGGGCTGAAATAAAAATGCACAATGATTTAGCAGGTTGGTTGAAAGAAGATGAAAATGGATATCATTTTCAATATGCAGCTGCCTACCTTCGGACAAAGGATCCTATGCCAATTAGCCTCACTTTACCTCTTCAGGAGAAGGAATTTACAAGTAAAGTGTTGTTTTCGTTTTTTGACGGATTAATTCCTGAAGGATTGTTGTTGGACATTGCCGAAAAGAATTGGAAACTCAATTCCAGAGATAGGATGGGCTTGTTGCTGGCCTGTTGTAAAGATTGCATTGGTGCAGTAGCTGTTCATCCATTAGAAGAAAATGAAGTATGA
- a CDS encoding YceI family protein — protein sequence MSKQNTLYFLCFSAFLLLNACKSKQNQAPPENVDFRGAKDYSRYGTRYVMDTVNSIVRWLGSKPTGTHNGTILLSKGEVFTQSDGSVLGGMVWLNMKTIECTDITDPDDKKDMEEHLKSDEFFDVDSFPMAEFFIDSFQIVKEENTNTHVFGQLTIKGISHGLIIKAQISMAEDLMMIEVPEFTIDRTKWNINYKSKSVFPSLADQFISDEITVSMTLLAIQQ from the coding sequence ATGTCAAAACAAAACACTTTGTATTTTTTATGCTTTTCGGCATTTCTTTTATTAAATGCATGCAAGAGCAAACAAAATCAAGCCCCTCCTGAAAATGTAGATTTTCGTGGAGCCAAAGATTATTCCAGGTATGGAACCAGATATGTGATGGATACGGTCAACAGCATTGTCAGATGGCTTGGTTCAAAGCCTACCGGTACTCACAACGGAACTATTTTGCTCAGCAAGGGAGAGGTATTTACCCAAAGCGATGGCAGCGTATTGGGTGGGATGGTCTGGCTAAATATGAAAACCATCGAGTGTACTGATATCACTGATCCGGATGATAAAAAAGACATGGAAGAACATCTCAAATCGGATGAATTTTTTGATGTGGACTCTTTTCCGATGGCAGAATTTTTTATTGATTCCTTCCAAATCGTGAAAGAAGAAAATACAAATACCCATGTTTTTGGACAGCTGACCATTAAGGGAATATCCCATGGTCTGATCATTAAAGCTCAAATCAGTATGGCAGAAGATTTGATGATGATCGAGGTGCCGGAATTTACCATTGACCGAACCAAATGGAACATTAACTACAAATCAAAATCTGTTTTTCCGTCATTGGCCGATCAGTTTATATCCGATGAAATTACAGTGTCCATGACCTTGCTTGCCATTCAACAATAA
- a CDS encoding SDR family oxidoreductase: protein MKALITGAGKGIGKAIAFKLAKDGLDLVLTSRNRYELEELKNKLHTSAPKIQIDLMVSDLSQQDEIQKLIFHIRTAHSDLSVLINNAGVFTPGTIADGEEMILKEMMSVNFYAPFYLTRGLLSIFLEQKKGHIINICSIAGLDPYPRAGMYCISKFAMQGFSRCLRDELKDKGIKVCTIYPGATWSNSWEGSELPESRIMQASDVAEVVSSAIKLSPNAVMEEIVLRPQLGDLP from the coding sequence ATGAAAGCTCTGATCACCGGCGCTGGTAAAGGAATAGGGAAAGCCATTGCCTTCAAACTTGCCAAAGATGGTCTGGATCTTGTGTTGACCTCAAGAAATAGATATGAACTGGAGGAGTTGAAAAATAAGCTTCACACATCCGCTCCAAAAATTCAAATCGACTTGATGGTATCTGATCTCTCTCAACAGGATGAAATACAAAAATTGATCTTTCATATCCGAACAGCTCATTCAGATTTATCTGTTCTCATCAACAATGCTGGAGTTTTTACACCCGGCACCATTGCTGACGGAGAAGAAATGATTTTGAAAGAAATGATGTCGGTTAATTTTTACGCCCCCTTTTATCTGACCAGAGGATTGTTGTCTATTTTTCTTGAACAGAAAAAAGGTCACATCATCAATATTTGTTCGATCGCCGGTCTTGACCCATATCCCCGTGCAGGAATGTATTGCATTTCAAAATTTGCCATGCAGGGATTTAGTCGCTGTCTCAGGGATGAATTAAAAGACAAGGGAATCAAGGTCTGCACGATTTATCCGGGAGCCACCTGGTCCAATTCCTGGGAGGGCTCTGAGCTGCCAGAATCCAGAATTATGCAGGCATCGGATGTAGCAGAAGTGGTTTCTTCCGCCATCAAATTAAGTCCAAACGCTGTTATGGAAGAAATTGTATTAAGACCCCAATTAGGCGATCTCCCATGA
- a CDS encoding aminopeptidase P family protein, with protein sequence MSRNEAIQALRQKMSVHGIDVYIIPTADPHQSEYVPDHYGGRAWITGFNGSAGTALISQNHAGLWTDSRYFLQAESELAGSEFVLHPLKVQTQAEYLDWCLEHLSPGQVVACDFWSLSFGQLASFDQKLKDAGLQLKDSGDLLQGIWADRPDLPHAAVYEYEERFAGESRSSKLEHMRKQMAERKIKYLLVSALDEIAWLLNLRGSDVHCNPVFMAYVLISEKDACLFIEEGKLRADSRTALHSAGISLKPYDQILESIRQISQDPIWIDPNTLNAKISLQIGKGQMHSAPSPVMLAKAVKNQVEINHIRRVMEKDGCALIKAFMWLEEALQSGQNPSEYQFAQMIKSFRAGQKDYVGESFDAIVGYESNGAIIHYRPDAHQSKKIHPQGILLVDSGGQYLDGTTDITRTIALSPPMEEVRKAYTAVLMGNIALSRAVFPTGTKGIQLDVLARQYLWQHHLNYAHGTGHGVGFFMNVHEPPQGFVAVWNQRGSADLLPGMLTSNEPGFYKVGSYGIRIENLVLTTPATQTEELEFLKFETVTLFPLDTQLISFADLDRHSIDWINAYHTEVFQRLSPYLDEREKTWLENKCKPL encoded by the coding sequence ATGAGCAGAAACGAAGCCATTCAGGCCCTCCGGCAGAAAATGTCCGTCCACGGAATCGATGTTTATATCATTCCCACCGCCGACCCCCATCAGAGTGAATACGTACCCGATCATTACGGAGGCAGGGCATGGATTACCGGATTTAACGGCTCCGCAGGAACTGCCCTCATCAGCCAAAACCACGCAGGATTGTGGACGGATTCCCGTTATTTTTTACAAGCAGAGTCAGAATTGGCAGGATCTGAGTTCGTTCTGCATCCACTAAAGGTACAGACGCAGGCTGAGTATCTGGATTGGTGTCTGGAGCATCTGAGTCCAGGACAAGTGGTAGCTTGTGATTTCTGGTCTCTGTCCTTTGGTCAATTGGCCTCTTTTGATCAAAAACTAAAGGATGCTGGCTTACAGCTAAAGGATAGCGGGGATTTGTTACAGGGAATCTGGGCCGACAGGCCGGACCTGCCGCATGCAGCTGTTTACGAATACGAAGAAAGATTTGCCGGAGAAAGCCGTAGTTCCAAACTGGAGCACATGCGAAAACAAATGGCGGAGCGAAAGATAAAATACCTTCTGGTCAGCGCGTTGGATGAGATCGCCTGGTTGCTTAATCTGCGCGGCAGCGATGTGCACTGCAATCCCGTATTTATGGCTTATGTCCTGATCTCTGAAAAGGATGCCTGCTTGTTTATAGAAGAAGGTAAACTCAGGGCAGACTCCCGAACTGCACTTCATTCTGCCGGAATAAGTCTCAAACCTTACGATCAGATTTTAGAGAGCATCCGTCAAATTAGTCAGGATCCAATCTGGATCGACCCTAACACATTGAATGCCAAAATCAGTCTGCAAATTGGAAAGGGACAAATGCATTCCGCTCCCAGTCCGGTGATGCTTGCAAAGGCCGTAAAAAATCAAGTGGAAATCAATCACATTCGCAGGGTGATGGAAAAGGATGGTTGTGCCTTGATCAAAGCTTTTATGTGGCTTGAAGAAGCATTGCAATCCGGACAAAATCCCAGCGAATACCAATTTGCACAAATGATAAAGTCTTTCAGAGCCGGCCAAAAAGATTATGTGGGCGAAAGTTTTGATGCAATTGTTGGGTATGAATCCAACGGTGCCATCATTCATTACAGGCCCGATGCCCATCAGTCCAAAAAAATACATCCTCAGGGTATCCTTTTGGTGGATTCTGGAGGTCAATACCTGGACGGAACCACCGACATCACACGAACCATTGCTCTTTCTCCTCCGATGGAGGAAGTCAGGAAAGCCTATACGGCGGTTTTGATGGGAAATATTGCATTGAGCAGAGCCGTTTTCCCCACAGGCACCAAAGGCATTCAATTGGATGTATTGGCCAGGCAATATCTGTGGCAGCATCATTTGAATTATGCGCATGGCACAGGTCATGGTGTAGGATTTTTTATGAATGTACACGAACCTCCACAGGGATTTGTAGCTGTATGGAATCAAAGGGGCAGTGCCGATTTGCTGCCGGGCATGCTCACTTCCAATGAACCCGGATTTTACAAAGTGGGATCTTATGGAATCAGAATTGAAAATTTGGTCTTGACCACTCCAGCCACCCAGACGGAAGAGCTAGAGTTTCTCAAATTTGAAACGGTCACCTTGTTCCCTTTGGATACCCAGCTCATATCCTTCGCAGATTTGGACAGGCATTCCATCGATTGGATCAATGCCTATCACACAGAAGTCTTTCAAAGATTGTCGCCTTATTTGGATGAAAGGGAAAAAACATGGTTGGAAAATAAATGCAAACCATTGTAA
- the rpoN gene encoding RNA polymerase factor sigma-54 produces MIRQQLSQKLLQKLSPQQIQLMKLLQIPTAILDQRIKEELEQNPALEEGNESGEEPEQFEIENDAELSADDFSADQQDFEETDPMLESSGDDFDEYLNQYLEDDTASYKYRTDEYNGEIEEQKSTPYAVENTFHDHLEKQIGLLPLRGEDQYKIALQIVGSIDDDGYLRREPSAIIDDLVFAQNLDTNEAEITQILKMIQSFDPPGVGARDLQECLLLQIRAKIKTETKKIKNKILKLAETILEKYFEEFTKKHYTRLQRSLNLTETQLKAALDEILKLNPKPSSGYVDPLSVNSVMGHYIVPDFTVQNRDGELDLLVNSKNAPDLKINDHYLDMLRDYNDQKKAGNNGKKEKEAVMFIKQKIEGAKWFIDAIRQRQDTLFRTMYAIMQFQKEYFLTGDQKKLRPMILKDIADITSLDISTVSRVANSKFVQTEFGTKRLKDFFSESLQNEEGDEVSTIEVKKILSELIQKESKRKPLSDEKLKEMLLRKGYNIARRTIAKYREQLNIPVARLRKELV; encoded by the coding sequence ATGATCAGACAACAACTCAGTCAAAAACTACTCCAGAAATTATCTCCTCAGCAAATTCAATTGATGAAGCTGCTTCAGATTCCAACGGCTATATTGGACCAGAGAATTAAAGAAGAATTGGAGCAAAATCCTGCCCTGGAAGAGGGCAATGAATCCGGAGAAGAACCAGAGCAATTTGAAATAGAAAATGATGCAGAATTGTCTGCAGATGACTTCAGCGCTGACCAACAGGATTTTGAAGAGACAGATCCGATGCTGGAATCTTCCGGAGATGATTTTGATGAATACCTCAATCAATACTTAGAAGACGATACCGCTTCCTATAAGTACAGAACCGATGAGTACAATGGGGAGATTGAAGAACAGAAAAGCACTCCCTATGCGGTTGAAAATACCTTTCACGATCATTTGGAAAAGCAAATTGGATTGTTGCCTTTAAGAGGGGAGGACCAATACAAGATCGCTTTGCAAATTGTGGGTTCTATTGATGATGATGGCTATCTCAGAAGAGAGCCTTCTGCCATTATCGACGATTTGGTTTTTGCACAAAATTTAGATACCAACGAAGCGGAGATCACCCAGATATTGAAAATGATCCAATCTTTTGATCCTCCGGGTGTAGGAGCGAGAGATTTGCAAGAATGTCTGCTTTTGCAAATCAGGGCAAAGATCAAAACGGAAACCAAAAAAATTAAAAACAAAATTTTAAAGCTTGCGGAGACCATCCTGGAAAAATATTTTGAGGAGTTTACCAAAAAGCACTACACACGCCTGCAGCGTTCACTCAATTTGACTGAAACACAGTTGAAAGCCGCCCTTGATGAAATATTAAAACTCAATCCAAAACCATCGTCCGGATACGTCGATCCTTTGTCCGTTAATTCTGTGATGGGTCATTACATCGTTCCTGATTTTACCGTACAAAACCGAGACGGTGAACTGGATTTACTGGTCAATTCCAAGAATGCCCCGGACCTTAAGATCAACGACCACTACCTTGACATGCTGCGCGACTACAATGACCAAAAGAAAGCCGGCAACAATGGAAAAAAAGAGAAGGAAGCGGTCATGTTTATCAAACAGAAGATCGAAGGTGCCAAGTGGTTTATCGACGCCATTCGTCAGAGACAGGACACCTTGTTCAGGACCATGTACGCCATCATGCAATTCCAGAAAGAATATTTTTTGACAGGGGATCAGAAAAAACTAAGACCGATGATCCTCAAGGACATCGCAGACATTACCAGTCTGGACATATCCACCGTATCGCGGGTTGCCAACAGCAAGTTTGTGCAGACTGAATTCGGAACCAAAAGATTAAAAGATTTTTTCTCGGAGTCATTGCAAAATGAGGAAGGAGACGAGGTCTCTACCATTGAGGTCAAAAAAATTCTCTCAGAACTCATCCAGAAAGAAAGCAAGCGCAAACCCCTGAGCGACGAAAAGCTCAAAGAAATGTTGCTCAGAAAAGGATACAACATCGCACGCCGCACCATCGCCAAGTATCGCGAGCAACTCAACATTCCTGTAGCAAGATTGAGGAAGGAGTTGGTGTAG
- a CDS encoding dCTP deaminase, with the protein MILTDKKILEAIDRGDIRIDPFDPACLGTNSYDVHLGETLAVYAQRELDAKSHNPINHFRIPESGFVLQPGILYLGVTLEYTETHSTVPFLEGKSSVGRLGIDIHATAGKGDVGFCNHWTLEISCVQPVRVYKGMPIGQLIYFQVDGEIHHFYNKKPGAKYNQRTDKPVESMMWKNKF; encoded by the coding sequence ATGATTCTTACGGATAAAAAAATATTGGAAGCCATTGACCGCGGAGACATTCGGATTGATCCCTTTGATCCAGCTTGTCTGGGCACCAATTCTTATGATGTGCATTTGGGAGAGACCCTTGCAGTGTATGCCCAGCGTGAATTAGACGCCAAATCACACAATCCAATCAATCATTTCCGCATTCCCGAATCTGGATTTGTGTTGCAGCCCGGTATCTTGTATCTCGGCGTAACCCTGGAATACACGGAAACACACAGCACAGTGCCCTTTTTGGAAGGAAAATCAAGTGTGGGTCGCTTGGGAATAGACATTCACGCCACGGCGGGAAAAGGTGATGTCGGTTTTTGCAACCACTGGACCCTGGAGATCAGCTGTGTCCAACCGGTGCGGGTGTACAAGGGCATGCCCATCGGGCAGTTGATTTACTTTCAGGTCGATGGTGAGATCCATCATTTTTACAATAAAAAGCCGGGTGCCAAATACAATCAGCGCACCGATAAGCCGGTGGAAAGTATGATGTGGAAGAATAAGTTTTGA
- a CDS encoding nitroreductase family protein: protein MTEHPFIPYHPLQWDEETMLNRAKEYYQLLNHRRSIRHFSDREIPDQLIDFIISTAGTAPSGANKQPWTFCVVKDPVIKSRIRIAAEKEEYESYQSRMSAEWLEDLAPLGTEWRKPFLEIAPVLIVVFRKTHDLYGDQKRKNYYVQESVGIASGILLSAIHQAGLVSLTHTPSPMNFLQEILQRPENEKPFLLIPIGYPAVDAMVPDIRRKALDEIRIKYP from the coding sequence ATGACAGAGCATCCTTTTATTCCTTATCATCCCTTGCAGTGGGATGAAGAAACAATGCTAAACAGGGCAAAAGAGTATTACCAACTTTTAAACCACCGAAGGAGCATTCGCCATTTCAGCGATCGGGAAATACCTGATCAGCTGATTGACTTCATCATATCCACAGCAGGAACAGCCCCATCCGGAGCGAACAAACAACCCTGGACCTTTTGTGTAGTGAAAGATCCTGTCATCAAATCAAGGATCCGCATCGCTGCAGAAAAAGAAGAATACGAAAGTTATCAATCGAGAATGTCTGCCGAATGGTTGGAAGATCTGGCGCCATTGGGCACCGAATGGCGGAAACCCTTTTTGGAAATTGCACCTGTATTAATTGTCGTCTTTAGAAAAACACACGATCTGTACGGCGATCAAAAAAGGAAAAATTATTATGTCCAGGAGTCGGTTGGAATCGCATCAGGAATTTTGTTGTCAGCGATCCACCAGGCTGGATTGGTGTCGCTCACACACACCCCCAGTCCGATGAACTTCCTCCAGGAAATTTTGCAGAGACCAGAGAACGAAAAACCATTTTTACTCATTCCAATAGGTTATCCTGCGGTGGATGCGATGGTACCGGATATCCGCCGAAAAGCTTTGGATGAAATCAGAATTAAATACCCATGA